TACTTCTGAAAGGGAGCTGAAACCCTCGTTTGGACAGAGATCATTTTCGTTTTAAAATGCCgtttttaaacaaaaacgtagtagtgtggatgtagctgAAGATTCATACTATGGAAACACTATGTCCTGAGTTTGAATGCATTAGGGCACTACTGTCTGCCACAGTCACTACTGTCAGTTTTAAACACTACAAGTAGGGGCTTTAAGTAAATGTAACACACTACAATGTAAATATACCCCATTAAAAACATCTAtcaaaagtaacatttaaatgtaaaatcactGTAGATTCTCTAGTTGCCCAGAACCAGACCTTCATTTGAAACAGGCTTATATCAGAGATAGtaatttcctctgtttttatattttttcgtATTTCAATAAGATCTGCTCctattttaatttgttgatgCTATTTGTTCTTAAGGCAAACAACACTTCttcattgtttatctgttaaaaaatgataaaatcagCTAAGTCCCCTCAGCAGTGTAAACATGTGACGGTGAGgttcattgatgtgtttttaatgttgtttttggacaacaatggaactCTCAACAAAAGCTGTCTAGAAAAACAGTCAGACAATGTcagcaagcacacacatgcacatttccATGTGTGTTCAAATTTAGGAATTCTGTGTTTTTGGACTGTGTATGCACAAAACTATCAAGTGAGAACTTGTCACATGTCCCTAAAAAAGAGGTagagatgtgttttttgttatgtatgtaGTAATCAGTGATTATTAGATTCCATTTGAATCTTCATACAGCAGCATGttaatgacaaaatatactAACCATGCTGACGAGGAAGCAGCAGGCTTTCAACAAGTACCACGCAGGACCAGGCTTTAATAGAACATGTAAAATGCTCCGTGTTTAACACACAACAGTCTTACGCAAAGCTGAATAAAGCCGTTTTTGTAAAACTGGTGTTAATTTGGGGGAACATTAGGACTAACTGCATCACCAGCCTGAGATAGTGATACCCATCATTTCAACCATGGTCTCATTTGTTACAGCAAGCTATCACAGGTCATTtgacaataatatatataattcatATTCAGGGTTTCTGCCCTCCACACAAGCAATTCATGTTTAACCACAGTCTGGCTGGGTTTATACACAATTCTAACAATTTCACAGCAATTCACTCATTTCACTTCACATGAGCATGTTAGAAGGTGTGTTGAGTGACAAGTTATAGGTGCCCAGTTGTTTTGAAGTCCTTTTGTGCCCAAAGCAGTAAAACTTAAGAATGACGGGTGATATTTGCTAATTTTCTGAGAAATGAGTTGTATTGTTGACAtattttttaaggtttttataTGTATTGCCTATTTTTTTGGTCTTGTTTTTAGGTGGATCACTTAtgattgacttttattttttagttaatacatttaatttctaTTGTTTTTTACGTTAGTGGCTAGGCGAGCTCCTGAGCAACATTACTTTGGCCCACACTGATATGAATCATTAATTTTTAATACCTAACATCATGACAAAGAAATGGATCTCCAAGGAAATGTCTCTGCGTGTGGAAGGATTGTGCCCAAATGTTGATATTTACCAGCCTCCTATAGGCTGGTGAGGATCAAGCAGCCCAGAACAGAAGCACAGGCCTCGGATAATTTTCCTCTCTTGTATTATTAAGAGCTCTTTAAGAAGCTGTTCAGGTTAGTGGTTCTAGACGGGGCTCAATACTGACTCTGAAGCTGAATGAAGTGTTTCGAAGAGAGAAATAGTAAGTTCATCCTAATTATTTTTGTCCACTAACAAGTACCAACCTCTACTGACTTCACAAACCATATCAGTAATGGGAAATTTGTGCTGTATACATACAGAGCCACAGAGCTAAGCATAtgcttttctgaaaaataaccagcgatctttgaaaaacccagaaggtgGGTTcatctgaatgaaaaaaatatctgtccactgcacaataaaaattattatttttacaaattttcCTAGTTGCAACTCCATTTCCTAATTCAGGTGGAAAGAAATAACATATTTCCTTGCTCATTTTGTACATTATACACTATATAAATGCATtcttttgtatgaaaatataaaataattgaaaGGCACATCAATATAGACAAGTATGACtgacaataaatgtttaaaatttttGCACATTGATCTAGAAAATATGAAATTTCCAGCTACCATCTTTGTTGTTATTAAGAAATAGAATCACAACTTTGGAAACTGATTAAAAATctactttattatatttatagaCAGAATATTTCTTCATCCAGATTGCaagaagagtctttgaggattctggaaatacatTCAAAACAGGGGGATGTTTTCAAATGGCCTGTGTTTTTCAAAGATCACCAGGTATTTAACTTTTAGAAAAACAGATGCTTATCTCAGTGATTCAGTGTAATGTAATGCCTGAAAGGTAAAAACTGGGGCTATATGTACCTTACGTTAAGAAATTTCATGCATGTACACCAAGGTCAACGTGAAAATCTAAACTCTTAAAAGTATTAATATGAACAGGGAATAAAACAGgcttctgtgtgtctgctgtgaacagcagcagaagaaggaCCTGCCAGCACTTTTAGAGTGCTTCTTCTTATAAAAAACAAGTATAAGTTGTCCTTTCACTTTCTACTGCGACAAAACATACAACCCTCCTTCAACTTGTTACTGCAGCCATTAAAGCATCCCAGGGGCTCAGAGGTCAAGGATCAAGTCCACGCGAATTACACTAACTAAAAGCAAAGTTTttaagaaaacaagcaaacgACCAAAACGTGGAAGTGCAAAGGAGGAGCTTTTTGTTTTCCACACCACACTCGGCTCAgttttcactttctctgtctgtttgttcaaAGACCAAAGGTACCGTATTTAGTAATGGAACTCACCGCAAACTATCTCAACCTTCCTTTTTCTTGCCCTCGTATCAAAGTCTGGTTGCTCCTCATTAAACGGCTTCCGTCCcagtctctctccccctcctccaccatCCTCTCCCCAGCCTCTCCCCCCACCAGCCTCTCTCCTGTCCTGGATCGGTCTTGTCTTAAAAAAGAGCCTCCGGCTGCTACCATCAGGCCCTGGCTCTGTTGCCCTGGCTGGGCTTGGACTGCCGGAGCCCGAGGGAACTGTTTAGCATCCAGCAAATCTTTGTACTGGATCTCGGGCCTGATCATCCTCAGACAGGACGTCCTAGTGCTGTTGTCCAGCCCTGGCTGGAGCTCGTAGCCGAGAATCTTCACTAATCCACTCTGGAATGGCCGGATGTTTTTGTCTCGGATCCGGTGTGCCTCCACAGGCTTCCCGCCATCCCTGAGACAAACCCGGGCCAGATCGTCCCGTCGCATCCTTAGAAGAGCTACTTCTTGCTCCATCTGAGCATGACCGAACCTGTCGATTTCCTCCCAGAAGGTACGGTTGAAGGCTTTGTATAAGTACCAGTCTAAGGCGTTCCACTGCCGCAGCTTCTCCTGCTGTTCCTCCGTTAGTGACAGATTGGGCAGCATCTTGGCTTGTGAACGTCCCCCTCTACCACCGACACCGGCCGCTGCCACAGCTTTGCCCACCCAGCTCCCACTTATTCCCCCTACGCCGCTGGGTTTCTGCTGCCGAGCATTGAGACTGAATGAGACGACAGAGTCCAGCGGCCAGCAAAGGGCATGTCTCAGCAGGATCATGGACTGGTCAAAGTACTCAGACACTAGAATTAGCTTGAAGGCCCGGCGGATCAGGGCCTCGTAGCGCTGAGCCAGTGCCAGAGAGAAATTAGCATTGTGGTCCATGCCAAAGTCAAACCACAGCAGGTTGCGGGCGTAGTGGTTGTTGCGGAGACGAGGGTCGTAGTATTTCTTAGGGTAGTCAGCAAAGTCGCCCAAACCTTTGGCTTTCCGAAAGGCAGGCGCTACCTCTTTGTAATAAGCAAAAGAGGACTCAGCCAGAGCGACCGGGTCCCTGATGATTGAGAAGTAGAACGTGTCTGCAGGCATCACCTTCTCCACCTAAGACATAGAAGAGAACTTATAGTTACAAAAATGTGATGCAATTCAACTACAGCAGTagtatattgtattttaattggTTCTTCTGAGCAACAGAAGCCTTGTGCAGAATGTTTTCATAGTGGTCCTTTTCTGGCAAATGATCACCAATAACCGGTCAACCCCTTTCAGaagaaaacttttttctttctcccacaTACATTGCGTATTTTATCTCTGTTTCTATCATTGTTGTATCTGTAAAGTCACTatctattgttttgtttttgcactaataataattacaaatttaaaataaaaataagacagaTCTTAGGGTGCTTTCAGACAGTGAGCGGTTGCAGCTGATGCCCCcctttaaatgtaaacacaatggCAGCCGTGCCACCAAGGTAGGTGGCAGTGGCACAGAGAGAGAACGCCAGCTGCCACTCTCACAAACCGCTTTCGTCTGAGTTGATGATGGTTCAGCTTTTTTAACTTGCCACTTGCTAGCTGTGTGGCCATGGCAACCACTGAAACTACAGCGAGGGAGCTGATTTTACAGGTATGTTGAGTTCACTGAATCATAGCCTACACCTCTTCACCAGCAGAAATGAAGCACATTAATGAATAGAACAACATCAACTTCAAAGTCTGGGCcaataaacaacatttatgaTGTTAGTTAAACTTGCTATACACTAATACTGCATCCAAGATGGTGCCACCGATGGCTGCCTCTGTGTGTTGGTTCGCacagttttgtcagttttgtcaaaatgaaagGTGGAGGGATCTGTTTTCAGTGGCTGGTGTGATGATGTGAAAGTGATTCTACAGCACTGTTCTTCTGATCTGGAATCAACTGTAAACCCTTCCTCTCCCACCGTGAGTTTGTGTCATTTCTTACTGGTTGGTGTTTACATTCCACTGCAGGCCAATGTACAGGAGGCACAGTGCAAGCTCACCAATCAGATACTGTGTTTGGAGCTGACAAACCCGGACTCCTTAGTTTGCCCGAACACAGAGGGGAGAATACTTCGGATCATTGTTACACTACAATCAGCAGTGCCTATCACGCCATCCCCCGTGCTGCACTGGGACACTCTTGACCATGGCATTGTCCACTTGATTCCTGCATACAGGCAGAAACtaaagctctgtaaacctgttgtgaggaTATCAAAAAAGTGGAACAGTGAAGCTATGGAGGATCTTCGCTCTAGTACACACTGCTGTGATGTCATGATGTCACATGTCTGTGACAGattctgtgaggactgctgtgtacCAAGGGTGCACCAAGGTGAGTTATAACAATCACtaaccctggttcacagctaagCTCAGACAGCTAAGGCTGGAAAAGGAAGAAGCATGAAGGAGTGGGGAAAGGGCCAGGTTTAAATAGGCGAAATACAATGGTTTATCAAGGTGGTGAGAGGCTAAAAGACTGTACTCTGAGCAATTCTCAGCTGTCTGAAGGGGTCTCAGACAGATCACCAACTACAAACTTAAAGCCCCCCACTCCATTCACAACTTGGCCAACAACATGAATGAGTTCTACTGTTGATTTGAAAGACAAAGGGACATTTCTAACACCAGCTCCAGCCCAACAGCTCTACCTCCCTACCACAGCAGGGGCCTGGGCCACTTCTCAACTGCCCACCTTAGAGGCCCACTCCTCCACTACCACGATGACAACTCTCTCTCatcctggagagagagacattaacaGGCTGTTCAAGAGACAGAACCCCCGTAAAGCAGCTGCACCAGACAATGTCTCTCCTTCCACCTTGAGGAACTGTGCTGACCAGCTGTCTCCACGGTCATCTTCAACACCTCACTGGTGACATGCCATATGCCAGCTGCTTCAAAAActccaccatcatccccgtCCCCAAAAAAAGATGACAGGACTACAGATCCGCTGCCCTGACCTCTGAGGTAATGAAGTCATTACCCACCTCAAAGCCATCACCaacccactcctggaccccctaCAGTTttcctacagagccaacaggtttGTAGTCGACAATGCCAACATgaccctccacttcatcctccagtaCCTGGACTCTTTAGGAACCtatgccaggatcctgtttgtcgATATTagctctgccttcaacaccatcatccagGCTCTGCTGGAGGAAAAGCTCTCCAAGCTGAGtttgcctgactccacctgcaggttgatcccagacttcctgtctgacaggaggcagcatgTTAAGCTGGGGAAACATGTATCAgactcccggaccatcagcacTGGTTCCCATCAAGGCTGCgtcctttcccctctgctcttctccctatAGGCTACAcaaacagctgcacctccagtcatcAGTCCATCAAGCTTCTGAAGTTTGctgatgacaccaccctcactGGACTCATCTCTGGTGGGGATGAGTCCGCTTACAGGTGAGAGATTAAACATCTGGTGACCAGGTGAGGACACAACAACTTGGAGCTCAACACTCTAAAGagagtggagatggttgtggatttcagaaagaatgaataaaagagtggaaaGCAATATACAGGCAAGCAGATAGTCGCATGATAGAAACATCATCAACAGACCCACTCGCTCGTTATGAATTCTCTAGACAATTGCCTAATCTTTTCACACATGGGCTCAATCAGACATTACATGGACTGTGTACTATGTTGCTGGCTGGGTATAGTCCATTCGGACATTTGTGTTTGCACATACAGCTTCTCCGGGTGATGTCTAGATAAGTTCAGGGTtgcagtgcatgtgtgaaaCACACATTACTGTTCTTTGTGGGGTTCTTCCTGAAGCAGCAGGTCAACCAACATACAAATAAGATTGTATTGCTTTCCTGACCTTCATCACAAGATGTTTGATATTGCTAAATTAGAAGAA
This sequence is a window from Siniperca chuatsi isolate FFG_IHB_CAS linkage group LG22, ASM2008510v1, whole genome shotgun sequence. Protein-coding genes within it:
- the gal3st4 gene encoding galactose-3-O-sulfotransferase 4 isoform X1; the protein is MLFRRRARMLRWLVCGRLGPVWMWKALLLFVAIAFAGQLLGVIFNKSSVQPAARSIFSSPNAQGPSLGHCQPHTHIMFLKTHKTASSTVLNMLYRFGEEHDLRFALPLGYQLGYPLPFNAHRVKGYRGPRAVEFHIMGNHMRFNKQEVEKVMPADTFYFSIIRDPVALAESSFAYYKEVAPAFRKAKGLGDFADYPKKYYDPRLRNNHYARNLLWFDFGMDHNANFSLALAQRYEALIRRAFKLILVSEYFDQSMILLRHALCWPLDSVVSFSLNARQQKPSGVGGISGSWVGKAVAAAGVGGRGGRSQAKMLPNLSLTEEQQEKLRQWNALDWYLYKAFNRTFWEEIDRFGHAQMEQEVALLRMRRDDLARVCLRDGGKPVEAHRIRDKNIRPFQSGLVKILGYELQPGLDNSTRTSCLRMIRPEIQYKDLLDAKQFPRAPAVQAQPGQQSQGLMVAAGGSFLRQDRSRTGERLVGGEAGERMVEEGERDWDGSRLMRSNQTLIRGQEKGRLR
- the gal3st4 gene encoding galactose-3-O-sulfotransferase 4 isoform X2 — encoded protein: MLFRRRARMLRWLVCGRLGPVWMWKALLLFVAIAFAGQLLGVIFNKSVQPAARSIFSSPNAQGPSLGHCQPHTHIMFLKTHKTASSTVLNMLYRFGEEHDLRFALPLGYQLGYPLPFNAHRVKGYRGPRAVEFHIMGNHMRFNKQEVEKVMPADTFYFSIIRDPVALAESSFAYYKEVAPAFRKAKGLGDFADYPKKYYDPRLRNNHYARNLLWFDFGMDHNANFSLALAQRYEALIRRAFKLILVSEYFDQSMILLRHALCWPLDSVVSFSLNARQQKPSGVGGISGSWVGKAVAAAGVGGRGGRSQAKMLPNLSLTEEQQEKLRQWNALDWYLYKAFNRTFWEEIDRFGHAQMEQEVALLRMRRDDLARVCLRDGGKPVEAHRIRDKNIRPFQSGLVKILGYELQPGLDNSTRTSCLRMIRPEIQYKDLLDAKQFPRAPAVQAQPGQQSQGLMVAAGGSFLRQDRSRTGERLVGGEAGERMVEEGERDWDGSRLMRSNQTLIRGQEKGRLR
- the gal3st4 gene encoding galactose-3-O-sulfotransferase 4 isoform X3; this translates as MLRWLVCGRLGPVWMWKALLLFVAIAFAGQLLGVIFNKSSVQPAARSIFSSPNAQGPSLGHCQPHTHIMFLKTHKTASSTVLNMLYRFGEEHDLRFALPLGYQLGYPLPFNAHRVKGYRGPRAVEFHIMGNHMRFNKQEVEKVMPADTFYFSIIRDPVALAESSFAYYKEVAPAFRKAKGLGDFADYPKKYYDPRLRNNHYARNLLWFDFGMDHNANFSLALAQRYEALIRRAFKLILVSEYFDQSMILLRHALCWPLDSVVSFSLNARQQKPSGVGGISGSWVGKAVAAAGVGGRGGRSQAKMLPNLSLTEEQQEKLRQWNALDWYLYKAFNRTFWEEIDRFGHAQMEQEVALLRMRRDDLARVCLRDGGKPVEAHRIRDKNIRPFQSGLVKILGYELQPGLDNSTRTSCLRMIRPEIQYKDLLDAKQFPRAPAVQAQPGQQSQGLMVAAGGSFLRQDRSRTGERLVGGEAGERMVEEGERDWDGSRLMRSNQTLIRGQEKGRLR